A portion of the Cryptomeria japonica chromosome 5, Sugi_1.0, whole genome shotgun sequence genome contains these proteins:
- the LOC131875745 gene encoding uncharacterized mitochondrial protein AtMg00860-like: MGEHQEGSRSPNHRQNRPDSDELLRTLAESQPGIVQALDSHALNYVFNKQFCKYVPVSFDDILIYSRTWEEHMRHLDEVLGIMEAQSLFAKLSKCEFGLTEILYLGHVIGANGVKVHQEKIQAMLDWPPSRNVSELRGFLGLCAYYRRFVKGYSQLAAPLTNLTGMLDR, translated from the exons ATGGGTGAGCATCAAGAGGGTAGTAGGAGCCCTAATCACAGACAAAATCGTCCAGACTCCGATGAGTTACTTAGGACTCTTGCAGAGTCTCAACCTGGGATTGTGCAGGCACTTGACAG TCATGCACTGAATTATGTATTCAATAAGCAATTTTGTAAGTATGTGCCTGTATCCTTTGATGACATCCTGATATACAGTAGAACCTGGGAGGAGCACATGAGACATTTGGATGAGGTTCTTGGTATTATGGAGGCTCAGTCTTTGTTTGCCAAgttgtccaaatgtgaatttggacttACAGAGATATTATACTTGGGTCACGTGATTGGTGCAAATGGAGTGAAGGTTCACCAAGAAAAAATACAGGCAATGCTAGATTGGCCGCCATCTAGGAATGTTTCAGAGTTGCGGGGTTTCCTAGGATTATGTGCTTATTACCGGAGGTTTGTGAAGGGGTATTCACAGCTAGCAGCCCCTTTGACAAATCTTACAGGGATGTTGGACAGATGA